CGCTTTGTCCCTTCCTTATAAATCTTTGAAGATGAGACATAATCTAGCTCTCTTAAAAGAATGGAGTCTCTGTGGTCGAAATCGTAAAGATAAGCCAGGGCGATGTGGTCAAGCTTAAAAAAGGCCATCCCTGCGGTGCAAATGAGTGGCAGGTTACAAGGGTTGGCATGGATGTCGGCCTCAAATGTTTGGGCTGCGGGCGGAGCGTTCGCCTGCTTCGCTACGATTTCGATCGCAGATTTAAAGGTTACGTCAAGCAGAGCTCGAGCGAATAACCCAAAGGAGTCATTCAATGATTTTGGAGCTTTTAAAATGCAGGTAGGCGTGGTCGGGCTACCCAACGCCGGAAAGTCCACCCTCTTCAATGCCATCACCAAGGCCGGGGCCGAAATGGGAAGCTACGCCTTTACCACCATCGATCCCAACATCGGCATCGCCGAGGTGCCAGATGAGCGTCTTGCCAAGATATCGGCCCTGATGAAGAGCGAAAAGACGGTATTTGCCACCATGAAATTTGTCGATATTGCCGGGTTGGTCAAGGGGGCAAGCAAGGGGGAGGGCCTGGGCAACAAGTTTTTGGCTCACATCCGTGAGGTCGATGTCATCG
This genomic window from Actinomycetota bacterium contains:
- a CDS encoding DUF951 domain-containing protein, yielding MVEIVKISQGDVVKLKKGHPCGANEWQVTRVGMDVGLKCLGCGRSVRLLRYDFDRRFKGYVKQSSSE